The proteins below are encoded in one region of Bacteriovorax sp. Seq25_V:
- a CDS encoding helix-turn-helix transcriptional regulator, which translates to MSEFNRDKFDDFLGIVRKYMQVRGPMSQKDLAEKTRIGVSTLSRFMSMKTADINPQIVAKVVAILDIPLHEMIDFVEEHYTERFVRLLKFYQADKENDYGLKDAEEQEEEKQAGGGTPEEFVERRQQPPPAGPQNDSFEDAVVDVLSSGTAQRNANAKVQIGSKTRTIPFAPDQAARNSEMSVRERLQALTPRQKAYVSDFLSLDIEARDLIVDLGNDLFRYFRQKGMIH; encoded by the coding sequence ATGTCAGAGTTTAATAGAGATAAATTCGATGATTTTCTAGGGATCGTTAGAAAATATATGCAGGTAAGAGGCCCAATGTCTCAAAAAGACCTAGCAGAGAAGACAAGAATTGGTGTTTCTACGCTTTCACGCTTCATGAGTATGAAGACTGCTGATATTAATCCTCAAATTGTCGCTAAGGTTGTCGCAATACTCGATATTCCACTTCATGAAATGATAGATTTTGTCGAAGAGCACTATACAGAACGGTTTGTGAGGCTTTTAAAGTTTTACCAGGCTGACAAGGAAAATGACTACGGCCTAAAAGACGCCGAGGAACAAGAAGAAGAAAAACAAGCAGGTGGAGGAACACCAGAAGAATTTGTAGAAAGAAGACAACAACCTCCTCCAGCTGGACCGCAGAATGATAGTTTTGAGGATGCTGTTGTCGATGTATTGAGTTCTGGTACAGCACAAAGAAATGCAAATGCAAAAGTTCAAATTGGATCAAAGACTAGAACGATTCCATTTGCGCCAGACCAAGCAGCAAGAAACTCTGAGATGAGTGTCAGAGAAAGATTACAAGCACTCACTCCGAGACAAAAAGCTTATGTATCAGATTTTTTAAGTCTTGATATTGAAGCAAGAGATTTAATCGTTGATCTAGGTAATGATTTATTTCGTTACTTCAGGCAGAAGGGTATGATTCATTGA